The Raphanus sativus cultivar WK10039 unplaced genomic scaffold, ASM80110v3 Scaffold1924, whole genome shotgun sequence genome includes the window GGATTGGTAGGAATAACAAAGTGATCTCATGAGTATGAAAGCCAAATGGAATCTAACATCTTTAATGAACATTCAAATAGACACGATGCTTGTTCCTAATTGTTTCTACATTATGAATATACACataagcttcttcctttttcagtcaaagaaaatataaaatattgtcaatagAACTGATAGGAATAACAAAATGATTCTCACAAGTGTTAACACATTATGAAGATACACATAAGCTGCTTCCATTTTCAATCTAAGCAATTGCCAAGAACTGATAGGAATAACAAAGTGATCTCATAAGTGTAAATATTCAAATGGAATATAACTTCTCTAACGATCAAAAGACAGGACGCTAGCTTCTAAATGTTTCCACATTATGAATACATAAGCTTCTTCCATTTTCAATCtaagtaaatatagaatatCTGCAAAGAACTGATAGAAATAACAAAGTGATCTCACAAGTGTAAAATTCAAATGGAACATAACCTCGATCAATCAAATGACAGGACGCTAGTTTCTAATTGTTTCCACACTATGAATATACACATAAGCTTCTTCCTTTATTCAATCCAAGTAAATATAGAATCTCCccccaaaataaaataaaggagATTTGAGAAAAAAGACACGAAATTACATACCTTGAGCAATGGGGATTCTTAGCTGTTCTTCCACCATCCGTTATCTCATGAATCTTCTCGGCAAACTTCTTCCTGtttcagcttttttttttgctgcagAGACACGAGACACCAAAGTCAGGACTCACTCAATTACTACAAATAAATCCGTAAACTTTTCaacatttttaatcaaataaactCATACCTCTCATTTCTGAATTTCAACGAAGTGATCAAAATCTGCTTCTTCTTTGATTTTCTGCTTCCTTCCCACTCTCAAAACACTGAAACATCGTCATCAGATCAAACAAGTCAGAAGACTATGAAACTAACAGATACTGAGTCACCAACGAGTTAATCTAGCATTGGGGTCATAGACCAATTCATTTGGATTGCAATGGAGTGTAGTGTAGACTGTGTAGTTAATATTGGAAtgaagaagaaatatatatatagatgggGAAAAATAAAGTTACCGTTACTAATGGCTAAGTCTTTTGGTTgcctttttttaattattgattttattttggtaaTCTTAAACGTTGAATAATAAATGCAATTTAAGAGAACGAATGACGTGAGCCGCATGCGGGGAGACCCGCGCGTCGCATGCAATTTAAGAcaaaagtctctctctctctctctctctctctctctctctctctcctctctctctctctctctcttctctctctctctctctctctctctctctctctctctctctctctctcgttctgTTTTCAACGTGCTTTGATTGTAATTCTTGTAAAATGTTTCATTTTCATGTTGGGCTATTATCCTCTAGTTATTACATGTTTCTTGCTTTTTGACTGCAATATGAGCTCACACCATTATACTTTTATTTGACAACCCATTACAGAGATTCGCAGAAATGTTTTCTAATGCATTAATCCTATAGCATGTACTCCAGGATTTGGATAATCTTAAAAACCATACTAGGAAAAATAGCGACTCGTGTTTTCTCGTCACATTTACTCCAGAGGTTTGGGTAATCAAACCACTCTTCCAAGAGTTCACATTTCACCGTTACATCTTCATGCATTTTTAAAGAAACTTCCGAAAGCTTCTTCAATCCCTCTGGCCTCTACAAGCTTCGCCAAACTCTAATACACGCTCGATAAATCCTCACCTAACACCGAGCCAATATACCGTAGTTGGGCCGCGAGTTAAGACATTAAATGGGCTTAAAGAGTTAAGACTAATGGGCTAAAGTTAACGGACTGGATTAGCCCGCCTTAATCGACCCTTTTAACTTCCCTAATCTGATTAGTGGTTCCGGATTGGATAACAGATACATGTGGACGCTATAGTTTATAAGACCGTAGGGGAGTATATacgtaggaaaaaaaaaactgaggcTTAATAGTTTCTTCTTGTTGAAAATAAGTTCACTAGGTATCGATTTTGGTGTCCACAGACCGAATATATGAAATTATTGACCTACCAATAAAGAAATAATTGGATCGATCTTCAACCGtatcatatcatataaattttaatattacgatCAAATACGTAGGCATGAATTATAATAATCACACAGTGTATGATTTCGTGTGTATTTAAATCGAGTGGCATGGTAACACACAACTCCCCCTTCTAGCTAGCAACAATCTAAATTACATTAGCAAAacgttttccttttctttcttcgTAAGACGAATATTTAGAAAACAATAGTATGTTGCTTGGGAATCTACGACGGCCACGCATGCAGAGAACACCAAGCATAACGAAAATCACCATCGAGGTTGATGATACTCACACCGCCGGTCAAGATTCTGACGTGGCTATGGCAGTGGTAGACGGCGGAGATAACTACGACCACCGGTTGTTGGCAATGTTTTCGCGGAGAAATCACAGAAGAAACGAGAGAAAAGATGATCGGAAATCATCTTTGCCGTCGTCGTCTTTTCTTGGAAGCTGTGGATTTTGCAAACGCCGTTTAGCTCCCGGTCGTGATATTTACATGTACAAGTACGTTTATATATTACTTACTctttcttaattattttcttcatcttacaattatatatgtatttttataccTCTTAAGTCTTaactatatacatatgtatacaTAACTGCAGAGGAGATGCAGCGTTTTGTAGCGTGGAATGCAGAGAACAGCAAATGGAGCACGACGAAGGCAAAGCCAGAAACAGCGTCGTACTATCACCATCAAATTAGTTCTTACCCTTAAAGTCTTAAGTTTGTGTGTAACTTGAGATTGCCGCCCTTAATTATTAATTAGCACCGTTATGTAAAATGTTCATTCTAAAAAATTGGAATGAAAACATGTTTCGTGTCcttcatattatataatttggTGTTATGCATTTTTtactttatgtatttttaaagagCTAGTGAAAGTTGAAGTAAGCGCACCACGAACCTCGTTTTAGTGTATGatcaaataaatttcaaaaccaTATGCAGGCAACTCGTGGTGATAAAGATAATaatgcaaattttaaaaatgaaacgtCACGTCTTTTGCGGTATTTCATGGTTAGTACGTTACATAAATCGTAACAGTTTGAATAATTCTTATTGGACATTATAgctttcttataaaatatagttttgtcATGAAATCATTGGTAGAAATTTAGGTAAAAAGGTTAAAACAATGTAATGGAAATGGAGGTCACTGTCTCGTGACGATGAAAGCGTCTGATAATTAGTAATGAGGTATAGCGTAAAGTAATGCGAATGCACGTCACACCCAATCAAAGCTTGCGAG containing:
- the LOC108852855 gene encoding FCS-Like Zinc finger 7-like → MLLGNLRRPRMQRTPSITKITIEVDDTHTAGQDSDVAMAVVDGGDNYDHRLLAMFSRRNHRRNERKDDRKSSLPSSSFLGSCGFCKRRLAPGRDIYMYKGDAAFCSVECREQQMEHDEGKARNSVVLSPSN